The genomic stretch GTCTACAATTTCCACAAAAATCCGAATGAAATTATTTGTTATGGAAAGAAGTTGTTTTAATCCCGTATAAGTCCGGTCTACAATTTCCACACCTACCTTATTTTATCCTTCAACGCCCATAATTTTTTCAATAGATTCCTGATTCTTTACTTTCTCTATACATGCATTCAAAGCATCAATATTATGTTTAATATTTATTTCGGGTTGATTTTTCTTATTGCGTATTAAAAAATTCTTCTGGTTTTTAAGCTTTGCTCCAATAATTATTTTACTCCATGAGATTCTAAAATCATCATTTTGGAATAAACTATGTTGTGCAATTCTTAGATATATATTCTTTGATGTTTCTGGAATGATACGAAATGCGAATTTTCCATAAGTTGAGAGGAACGCTACTTCAATACCTTTACTTGAAAGATATTTCATTAAATCTGTTGATAGCTGGTTATTGCCAAAAATAATAATTCTTTTGATGTCAATAATCGGAATTTCATCCATAACCTTATTATCTTTTTTTAAAAGAATCCGATTTGATTTTTTTTTAAGGATAACACCATTATCAGTTAAATAAATAGTTTGCATTATAATAAAAAAGCACCCATTAATTTAATAAACTTCTAAAGTCCATCTTGTTTTACCATCTTTATTACGAATTCTTCTTATGGCCCCAGCAGAAGTTTGTATAACATCTTTGCCAGTTTCTTCAAACACTTTTTCAAGCCTATTCTGAAGATTTGCAATTTCAGTTCTTATTTTTTCTTGTTCATACCGCAATCGTACATATTCTGATGCTATATTCCATGTTTCAAGGGGAGTTAATGTTTCGCCTGTTTGTATTTTACGTTCAGTTTTAAATTTTTCATGAGAATCTTTATCTTTATATTCATCTGATTTAAAAATATCATCATTCTCCATTTCTGTATTATTGCTATTCTCTATATTGTCATCTATTTGAGCATCTGGGTTAGCGTAAATACGTTCCTCATTCATAAAAATACTATTAAAATCTAAAAGCTCTTGTGCCATAATCTTTTAATGTTTCTGATATTTTCGACCTTTTGCGATCATCCACAATATCATAAGAAATCACGTAAAATTTTTTATGAATCATTCAAAGAGAACCTTAATTATAGTATCATCATTTTAAATTTACCTAAACCAAAGGAAGTTTGTTTTCCAACATGGAGATATTCAGCCATTTTTATGTAAGGTAAGAATGGATTAAGTTCTCCGGTAAATTTTATATCACCAATATAACCACCAAACTTCATATATTCATCCTGCCTGCATGAATATCTTTTCCAGTCAAACCATTGAATGTTTGATTGTCTTACTTCTATTGAATTAGAATCAGCAATATAGCTTTTGGAATCAATGGGCGTATCTAATGGGCTATGAACGGAAAGAAGATTTAACCTATCAAAAATTCTGCTGATAAAAATTTTAAAATCTATAGGTTTTCCCAATCTGTTTTCTTGCTTATATCTAAAAGGAGAAAGAAAGCGAATTTGAATTTTATTAACATATTGTTCTGTTTTTAAAATGGATAAAAGAGATTCCTTAACTTTGTTGAAATTATAAACCATCGCATGTCCAATAAAATTATCTATTTTTCCATCATAAATAAGACTGTCGTCAGGGCTTAAATCGTCAGTTATAGATTCAAGAGAAATACAATTTTCAACTCCGCCAAATTTATATTTGTTCATCAAAAAAAGAGCACAAGTCATAAATGGTAAATGTTCAATAGCTTTTCCAATCAAAGTTATTATTAAATATAAATGTTCTCCTTCAAGATAAACTCCACCGGACGGAGGCTCTATAATAAAAGGCTGAGGAAAATTTTTTTGGTTTTTACGAATTGATTCGCAATAGTCTTTGATAAATGGATGATCTGAAGGGGAATTAAAAAAATATTCATAAAGAGCGCTGTAACGGCATTGAGACCGACTCGGACATTTTGTGCATTGCTCTTTTTTTAAGCCAAAATGAACTTCCGCCAAGCTATGACCAAGTATTCCATGAAAGGTTGAGCCTGTATAGAACGGAAGCTTAAAAGGCTTAAGAACACAAAATTGTGCTCTTAAGCGGGTAAAACTTAAACCATCATACATAATATTTATTACTCTATATCTATCTATGAAAATATTTCAAAATTTATAAAGTTTTCTAATTCCTAACTCATTTAATTTTTTCTCCAAAGTATTTTTTAATTCTTCAGATTCTTGTTCCTTATCATCACTAAACAGCTTATTTATTTCTTGTATTATTTGCTTGATAATGAAAGAATCCTCTTTTTTGATTGAGTTAGCTCTCGATAACCAATTTGATATCTTCAACTTTGCAACTTGTTGCGCTGGACGCTGCGGTGGATCAGTTGGATTTACTATTTCCTTGTAAGGATGAATTTTATATATTTTCTTAAAAGCAGAAGTAATTGGTGATTTTATTTGTTCATCGCCTTTCCTATCTTTAAATGTTTTTTTATCATAAAGCATTTCATTAATAAATGGAGCGAATGGCGGTTTATCTGAAGAGTTAAAAAAAACATCTAATTCGGGCTTATTCGGAATTGATTTTAGCCAAAATTTCTCATTATTAGAAATTATAGGCGCTGGCAAAAAACAGATAACGGCATAAGATTTATCACCTTTTTTATGGCAAGATATAATAAGGGGGGATGATCTTCTGCCACCTTCTTTTATATCGCCTTTTTCCTTTTTAGGTTGATCAGTTTTATCATCCCATAGGGCGGTCGTCGCTATATACTTTGCATTCAAATTTTGCCCTCTGATGTTTCCAAATTCTTCTTTAAAATTATAAACAATGGGCAACCCTTTGGATACTTTATTTAAAAAAAAATCTGATGGGAAAGAATTGACTTGAGTACTTAAGGTCTTATGCATAGAACAGGCTTCATCATAGGGATAGGTATCACAATAATTCCCTATTTTAGCACCGATAATATTCATAATATCCATAGCAGAGTTACTATTGCGAGCAATAGCATCATATAACACCAAAATATCTGACGTATTTGGATCGAATGCAGTATAAGTAACGGGTTTAGTTCTTATGGCATTAGTATTCCATCGCCTAAAGATAATATTCACCCCATCACGAATAAACTCTGCTGGTGATTGATCATTAGATATTTCGAAAGAAGGTATTCCTTTGTTAAATAATTCTTTGTAGTTTGAGTCATTCCTGCATTTATCGATAATCTTGTCATCGATTTTCAATTCAGTAATTTCAAAAGAACCTGCCCCTCTACGCGTACGTCCTCCTATCCCTCCCATATTTACAAAGAGCCATAGACTGCATAAAACATCACCAAATCGCTCATTGTTCCTTTGATGAAAATTTATATGAATCGTAAAATTCGCACCGGGCTTGGCAACTTTTCGGCCACTTTTTTTGGGATCTTTTGGATCAATAGGAGGCTTTATCATTCCTTGTCTATCGACAATTGAGAAAAAAATATAGTTGATACCATCTCCCCAATTAGTCTGTGTCCCAGGATTCCAAAATTGTAATCCATTAATATTATTAATAAAGAGTTTAAAAGACGAAGCTCGTCCAGTATTGTCAGAAGAGGCTCCGCCAAAGAGATCTATCTCGTTCTTGTAAAGCTCTTCAATAGTACTAAAAG from Desulfobacterales bacterium encodes the following:
- the cas1 gene encoding CRISPR-associated endonuclease Cas1, which codes for MQTIYLTDNGVILKKKSNRILLKKDNKVMDEIPIIDIKRIIIFGNNQLSTDLMKYLSSKGIEVAFLSTYGKFAFRIIPETSKNIYLRIAQHSLFQNDDFRISWSKIIIGAKLKNQKNFLIRNKKNQPEINIKHNIDALNACIEKVKNQESIEKIMGVEG
- a CDS encoding CRISPR-associated endonuclease Cas2 translates to MIHKKFYVISYDIVDDRKRSKISETLKDYGTRAFRF
- the cas6 gene encoding CRISPR system precrRNA processing endoribonuclease RAMP protein Cas6 — protein: MYDGLSFTRLRAQFCVLKPFKLPFYTGSTFHGILGHSLAEVHFGLKKEQCTKCPSRSQCRYSALYEYFFNSPSDHPFIKDYCESIRKNQKNFPQPFIIEPPSGGVYLEGEHLYLIITLIGKAIEHLPFMTCALFLMNKYKFGGVENCISLESITDDLSPDDSLIYDGKIDNFIGHAMVYNFNKVKESLLSILKTEQYVNKIQIRFLSPFRYKQENRLGKPIDFKIFISRIFDRLNLLSVHSPLDTPIDSKSYIADSNSIEVRQSNIQWFDWKRYSCRQDEYMKFGGYIGDIKFTGELNPFLPYIKMAEYLHVGKQTSFGLGKFKMMIL
- the cmr1 gene encoding type III-B CRISPR module RAMP protein Cmr1, giving the protein MPIKITVRCKTVTPMLASGANQQEFEIRASEIKYGLRFWWRAFQSFSTIEELYKNEIDLFGGASSDNTGRASSFKLFINNINGLQFWNPGTQTNWGDGINYIFFSIVDRQGMIKPPIDPKDPKKSGRKVAKPGANFTIHINFHQRNNERFGDVLCSLWLFVNMGGIGGRTRRGAGSFEITELKIDDKIIDKCRNDSNYKELFNKGIPSFEISNDQSPAEFIRDGVNIIFRRWNTNAIRTKPVTYTAFDPNTSDILVLYDAIARNSNSAMDIMNIIGAKIGNYCDTYPYDEACSMHKTLSTQVNSFPSDFFLNKVSKGLPIVYNFKEEFGNIRGQNLNAKYIATTALWDDKTDQPKKEKGDIKEGGRRSSPLIISCHKKGDKSYAVICFLPAPIISNNEKFWLKSIPNKPELDVFFNSSDKPPFAPFINEMLYDKKTFKDRKGDEQIKSPITSAFKKIYKIHPYKEIVNPTDPPQRPAQQVAKLKISNWLSRANSIKKEDSFIIKQIIQEINKLFSDDKEQESEELKNTLEKKLNELGIRKLYKF